The following are encoded together in the Armatimonadota bacterium genome:
- a CDS encoding cupin domain-containing protein — protein MGEDPIVRHQDEIPGTPCPCGISRRVLTRADRVVAGFHVTDLGDAKRHVHHRTVEIYAILEGEGVMELGSDVYPVKPGHVIYVPAGCPHRAMGRMRAHIVTIPPFDPDDEHLCDD, from the coding sequence ATGGGCGAGGACCCTATCGTACGCCACCAGGACGAGATCCCAGGCACGCCCTGTCCGTGCGGTATCAGCCGACGCGTCCTGACACGGGCAGACCGGGTTGTCGCGGGCTTCCATGTCACCGATCTCGGTGACGCGAAACGCCACGTACACCACCGTACGGTTGAAATCTACGCCATCCTCGAGGGGGAGGGCGTGATGGAGCTTGGAAGCGATGTGTATCCAGTCAAGCCCGGACATGTCATTTACGTCCCTGCCGGCTGTCCGCACCGGGCGATGGGGCGGATGCGCGCCCACATCGTCACTATCCCGCCCTTTGATCCCGATGACGAACATCTGTGCGATGACTGA